TATCCCCTTTTGGCTCTCGTCACTGATCCTCATGGGCATCCAGCTTGGAGTGGCCGTCATTGGCTACAACCTGATCCACTTCCTGCAGCGCATCCTGTCCTTTGTCCTGGTGATCGGGTTTGTCTTCATCACCATCGTGGCAGCGGCCAACGGACGCGTCGAGACCGACTTCAACCCCGCAGCCCTGGGCTTCAACGGCCTCGGAGGGTGGATCGTCTTCTTCGGCTGGTTCTTCTCCTTCATCGTCGCGTGGATGCCCTTTGCGTCCGACTACTCCCGTTACCTTCCCAATACAGCCGGGAACAGGCGCGGTGCCGGCTGGGCTACCATGCTGGGGAACTTCGTCACCCTTGTCTGGATGGGGATCCTCGGAACCCTCCTGGGAACAACCACCACGGCGTCCGACAGCATCGGTGCGCTGAAGGAACTTATGGGCCCTTGGGCCGCCGTCGGCCTCGGCGTCGTCGCTTTGTCCTCGTTCACGCAGAACTTCCTCAATGTCTACGGCGGTGCCATTTCCATCCAGACCATGGGCGTCCCCGTGAAGCGACACACAGCAGTAGTCTTCATCTGTGCCGCATCGTATCTCGTGGCACAGTGGGGCCAGACCGGGTTCAACGAAGGCTTTACTGCATTCCTTAATCTGACTGCCTACTGCATCGCCCCGTACGTCGCCGTCCTGGTCTGCGATTACCTGTTCGGAGGCCGACGCACCGATCGTGGGCTGCGCGAACTTTTCGATAAGAGTCGGAAGTTCGAATGGGGCTTCGTGGCTTGGGCAGCCGGCGTCGTGCTT
This genomic stretch from Micrococcaceae bacterium Sec5.1 harbors:
- a CDS encoding cytosine permease translates to MSPDTIRAAESSIAEDRGYRDSLTKIEPYGIEHIPDVERHGKPRSQFFLWFAAGMNFPIVVLGFSATYFGLPFWAAALAIILAGVTSSAGMGYLSAMGVRLGVPQQMQGRGPLGFIGNLFPVAYVNVFAGIGWAAVTVILGGQAIALLTDIPFWLSSLILMGIQLGVAVIGYNLIHFLQRILSFVLVIGFVFITIVAAANGRVETDFNPAALGFNGLGGWIVFFGWFFSFIVAWMPFASDYSRYLPNTAGNRRGAGWATMLGNFVTLVWMGILGTLLGTTTTASDSIGALKELMGPWAAVGLGVVALSSFTQNFLNVYGGAISIQTMGVPVKRHTAVVFICAASYLVAQWGQTGFNEGFTAFLNLTAYCIAPYVAVLVCDYLFGGRRTDRGLRELFDKSRKFEWGFVAWAAGVVLSSPFWMSSIYTGPIAAAFPQMGDLSYYIGAAIAAGTYLATHRRRRLSGLEMLDRSPGAQTL